The following is a genomic window from Aeromonas sp. FDAARGOS 1405.
AAATCTTTTACGGCCTTAATAAGGTCTAATTGACACTTTCTGATTTCAACACGAGCAGCACTAAGCAAGCAACCTTCAAACTCTTTATATTTACCTGAGAATTTTCTTGAATGATCGAAAACCGATGTATCAACCGCGTTAGCTACCCATAAACCGTTATATACATCAAGCTTCATATCAGACACAACACGATCAAGCTCAGTAGGACTATTTGGTAAAAGGACATCTATATTTTTTGCAATGAATTGCTGGGAGCGATAGTGTCCTTTAAATAAGTAACGCAACATTCCATAATGGAAATTACCATTAAAAATAATTCTTGCAGTGGTTTTTAGATACTCTAGCGAATACTCAGAAACATTATTAGCAATCCATTTCTGAAGGCCTCTCCTAGTTTTTCGATCACATTCATTGTAACTTCCCCAAATAGTAGAAAGCACTGTTGGAATGGAGAGTTTTTTTGCTGTTATCACATGATGTAAAATATCTTGTGGATTTCTCAGGTTAAAGAAATGAATTAAATCATAGTCAATGAAATTTGGTTTACTATCACCTGCAATGGCAACAATAATTCCTAGCTGCTCTAAATGTTCCTTAGTTTTCAATAACTGTATTGTATCACCACCAGGACCGGAAAAAACTGTCGGTCTTGTAATAAACAGAACTTTCATCTCACTACCTTTTTTTATAATTTAGAAAATAAACCTGCTCAATAAAAAATATTATTGAGACATAAAATGAAATATATAAAAACTCATGAGTAAGCATAGGAACTATTGTTGTGACAAGAATAAAATAAATTAATACTTTCGCCTTGGAATAAAATTTTAACTTGATAGAACTGAAAAGTAAAAATCCGACAAAAATAGAATAAGCGATAAAACCAACTAAGCCAAAGTAATAGAGAATAAACATAATCCCATTCTCTATATATTTAGTCCCCGCACTATGAACCTCAAAGTTTGGCGACATAAATGTGCCAAACATTATACCACTTATCCCCATCGAAAAATAATTTGAGCTAATATTTACTAACATATCAATGCGACTTGATATCGTTTGCAGCGTGAACAGTTTAGTCTCGAATGCGAAGAGCTCAATAAAAATGAAACTCAAAGCAATTATAGGAAGAAATAAAAATAAAAATCTATAAAAAAATACTAACATACCACCCAATAAAATAGTTCTATTAATAGAAAGCAGCAACCCCATAAAAGGGATATACCTTTTAAATGCACCTTTTATGCTATTATAATTAAACATCAACACAAGAATTGCTAGAGAAGCAAACGCTTGCGGCGTCGTAGTGAACCCCTCAAAAGCATAAATGTTTGGCAACCCCTTGTTTGCTAGGGAAAATATAAAAACACCTTTCCCTAAGACTAAAGAAATGAAAGAAGCTATAAAACCAAAATAAAAACATAACTCAACACCTAATTTCACTGCGTTAAAGTATAGTTTATTACCAAAAGGATAAGTCACTAAAAAATAAAGATGAAGCATTAGAACAAGAGGATATAGGTCAACATTATATCCTTCACTTGCTATTGCAACTAAATATTTTATTATAAAAACTGAAGAAATAAACAATATAGATAAGTAAACATATCGATTAACCTTGAAGAAGTATATATTAATCGATATTAAAATAATGATCGCGATTTTACTAAAAAATCCGCCAACAAGTGAGGGTGATGCACATATAAAAGTAGACAATACAACTAAGTAATAGAGTAGGCTATGATGACTTAACGCCACTTTTTCCATATATACCGTCCCAGAGGCCTCTCAGTGAACTTTTAATAAATCTAAAGTCGTTTTTTTTAAAACTATTGATTAATGCAGAGGAGACTGCTGAAAATATGAATAAAAAGTGATAGAATTTACCACATTCATTGGGCCATTTTCTGTTTAAGAGAAAACTATTTCTAATAAAATAATAGTAAGCATTTATACTTCTATCTAAAGAGTTTGACTTTCTAACAACACTCGATTTAGTTGTAGATAACAACTTATACCCGGATTCTCGTATTCTTAGAGACAGATCAACCTCTTCCCAATATAAAAAAAACGCCTCATCAAATAACCCAACCTCTCGAATAACATTCCTATCTAATAAAATA
Proteins encoded in this region:
- a CDS encoding glycosyltransferase family 4 protein, yielding MKVLFITRPTVFSGPGGDTIQLLKTKEHLEQLGIIVAIAGDSKPNFIDYDLIHFFNLRNPQDILHHVITAKKLSIPTVLSTIWGSYNECDRKTRRGLQKWIANNVSEYSLEYLKTTARIIFNGNFHYGMLRYLFKGHYRSQQFIAKNIDVLLPNSPTELDRVVSDMKLDVYNGLWVANAVDTSVFDHSRKFSGKYKEFEGCLLSAARVEIRKCQLDLIKAVKDLPYKLVIVGKPSPNSKAYYDECVREAGANVVFINHVDQEELAELYHVAKAHALISWMETPGLSSLEAAMMHCNILVTDRGDTKFYFEDYAEYCEPGDVESIRKGVISVMSKEFNPDLKNRIASMFTWHHTAKQTLEAYQLALRLKNKDQG